In the Silene latifolia isolate original U9 population chromosome 1, ASM4854445v1, whole genome shotgun sequence genome, GCAATCATGTAAATCTGAAAAAGTTTCGAACTTTTTATCTAAAAGTTCCAAATTTCTCTTCATGGATACTGCCCCTGCTACTGCTAGTCCTCTTAGTTCGGCATCTGCctgtaattggcatgttataaaCCATAGTTTGGCCTCTGGTGCTCTATTTCGCTCGAATAAACAATTGCGAAAGTTGTCTGTGGTTATTCATATTTGTTATTGAATTCTAGTTGAAGGGTTCCACTTAACTGATTCATTTGTGTATTTGATTTCACCGCTGTGCTGTGTTCAGAAGTTACGAGTTTAAGATTTGTTGTTTTTTCTGTTTAGTAGCGTGCGTGCTGTTCTGGGAAAATGGCGTTGGTTGTTCCCTTCTTTTCCAAACCTATGTTTCCCTACTTTTCTGTTTACGTGTTTATGTTGTGGTTCAAATTGGTTCTACCTTTGGCATGTTTTATTCAACATATTATTCGGCTGGCATGACTGCCGCATACTAAGCTAAATTTTTGTTAGCATTGCATTGATTATTAGTTACATGTGTTTGTTTAATCTGTAAATTTTTACTAATTGAGGGTCTGTACGCAGATTTTAAAGAAAATGGCATTGGATATTACTTCATATCTCTTGTCTGCTCAATCTCCTGATGCAAAAATCAGAACAGAGGCTGAGGCGGGTTTGAAACAATTCCAAGAGCAGAACACATCCGGTTTTCTGCTGTCCTTGGCCATCGAGCTATCAAATGATGGAAAGCCAATTGAGTCACGTAGACTTGCTGGTATAGTACTGAAGAACTCGTTAGATGCGAAAGATGCTTCGACGAAAGAACACTTAGCTCAACAGTGGGTGGCAATAGATGCTAATGTGAAGTCTCAGATCAAGGAGTCACTTGTCAGGACACTTAGATCCCAGGTACAGGAAGCTTGGCACACGTCAGCGCAAGTTATTGCTAAAGTTGCCGCAATTGAGATTCCAAAGAAACAGTGGCCAGATTTGATTCCTTCACTGCTTGTTAACATGACACAACCAGATAGCCCGCCGTCGTTGAAGCAGGCAACTTTGGAGACCCTTGGGTTCGTTTGTGAGGAGATATCCCATCAAGAGCTTGAGCAAAATGAAGTGAATGCTGTGCTAACAGCTGTAGCTCAGGGTATGAATCTTGCTCAAAATACCGCTGAGATTCGCCTTGCTGCTACTAGGGCTCTATATAATGCTCTTGCTTTTGCCCAAACCAATTTTGAGAATGAGATGGAGCGAAATTATATCATGAAGGTGGTTTGTGATACTGCGACCTCTCAGGAGGTAGAGATAAGGCAGGCAGCTTATGAGTGTCTCGTCGCGATTGCATCAATGTATTATGAAGTGCTTGAACCCTATATGCAAGCTCTTTATGAACTTACGTCTAATGCTGTTAAAGGTGACCAAGAGCCTGTTGCTCTCCAGGCCATCGAATTCTGGAGCTCCATATGTGATGAAGAGATTGAGATTCAGGAATCGTATGGCGAGGATAGCGATCAGTCTGAAGCTCCTCATTCTCGCTTCATTCAGAAGGTCTTGGCATATTTGGTGCCAATGTTGTTGGAAACCTTATTAAAGCAAGAGGAGGATGAAGATCAGGATGACAGTAATTGGAATATATCCATGGCTGGTGGGACATGTTTGGGTTTGGTTGCGAGGACTGTTGGAGATTCTGTCGTGCCACTTGTTATGCCTTTTGTGGAAGCAAACATATCGAGTCAAGAATGGCGTTGCCGTGAGTCAGCTACATTTGCCTTTGGGTCAATCCTTGATGGCCCCAAGGTTGAGACACTCGCTCCTTTGGTTCATTCAGGCTTGGAATTTTTACTCAAAGCAACCAAAGATCAAAACAATCATGTTAGGGACACCACTGCTTGGACGTTGAGCCGTATATTTGAGCTGCTGCACTCTCCAGTTTCTGGGTTTTCTGTGGTCACTGCTGCCAACATTCAGCCAGTTTTGGGTGTTCTTCTTGAGAGTCTTAAGGATGCTCCAAATGTGGCTGAGAAGATCTGCGGAGCTATCTATTACCTTGCGCAGGGTTTTGAGGATGTCGAGTCAAGTTCCTTTGACCTGACACCTTTTATTCGTGATATTATAGCTTCTCTTATGGCAACAGCTGACAGAACAGATGCCACTGACACAAAATTGCGTTCTGCTGCGTATGAAACTTTGAATGAGACAGTTAGGTGTGCCAAAATGCCCGACACTGCTCAAATTATTGAACAACTGCTTAATGTTATGCTGAGCAAACTGTCACAGTCATTTGAGCTtcaaattgaaaaagaaaagcaagcagaTTTGCAAGCCCTTATATGTGGTGTTCTTCAGGTCATCATCCAGAAACTTAATACCGATGACACAAAGCAGATAATTCTCAATTCTTCTGATTCTATCATGCTGTTGATCCTCAAAATCTTTGCTGGTCGTAGTGCGACTGTCCATGAAG is a window encoding:
- the LOC141594572 gene encoding importin subunit beta-1-like, producing MALDITSYLLSAQSPDAKIRTEAEAGLKQFQEQNTSGFLLSLAIELSNDGKPIESRRLAGIVLKNSLDAKDASTKEHLAQQWVAIDANVKSQIKESLVRTLRSQVQEAWHTSAQVIAKVAAIEIPKKQWPDLIPSLLVNMTQPDSPPSLKQATLETLGFVCEEISHQELEQNEVNAVLTAVAQGMNLAQNTAEIRLAATRALYNALAFAQTNFENEMERNYIMKVVCDTATSQEVEIRQAAYECLVAIASMYYEVLEPYMQALYELTSNAVKGDQEPVALQAIEFWSSICDEEIEIQESYGEDSDQSEAPHSRFIQKVLAYLVPMLLETLLKQEEDEDQDDSNWNISMAGGTCLGLVARTVGDSVVPLVMPFVEANISSQEWRCRESATFAFGSILDGPKVETLAPLVHSGLEFLLKATKDQNNHVRDTTAWTLSRIFELLHSPVSGFSVVTAANIQPVLGVLLESLKDAPNVAEKICGAIYYLAQGFEDVESSSFDLTPFIRDIIASLMATADRTDATDTKLRSAAYETLNETVRCAKMPDTAQIIEQLLNVMLSKLSQSFELQIEKEKQADLQALICGVLQVIIQKLNTDDTKQIILNSSDSIMLLILKIFAGRSATVHEEAMLAIGALAYPTGPGFAKYMPDFYKYLEMGLQNLEEYQVCSITVGVIGDICRALEEKILPFCDGIMALLLKDLSSGELHRSVKPPIFSCFGDIALAIGPQFEKYLAYAIPMMQSASEVCAQMDTSDDEIMEYGNLLRRSIFEAYSGILQGFKDAKTDLLVPHAKHLLQFLEFVFRDKQRDEGVTKAAIAVLGDLADSLGPNAKIFLKECSFYIEFIHECLESEDPLLKDTAMWTQGMIGRIMVSS